The Pseudomonas fluorescens genome segment CGCGGCAGCAGACTCCAGCGTGAAGGCGCCACGAAATACACCCAGGCGACGCAGACCGGTCTGCTCGCAGGCGTTGAGCAGGTTAAAGCTCCAGTCCAGCGTGGCGCGCAAGGTTTCATGGCGTCCGAGACTGGTCTGATTGCCTGCCGGCAGACGCCCCTGCAACTGGCTCAGCAAACCGCCCAGGCCGAGGTTCGCTACTTGCGCGGCAGCCAATTCCAACGCCAGCGGGATGCCATCCAGCCGGCGACAGATTTCGATGATCACGGGCAGGTCGGCATTGTCCGGCTCAAAGTGCTCGTGGGCGGCCATCGTCCGCTCGACGAACAGTTGCAGTGCGGAGAATTCCATTGCCTGATCTCGGTCGAGCACCGCAATCGGTGGCGGGCAGTCGAGGGATTCCAGGCGCTGCACATACTCGCCCTCGGCGCGCAGGCTTTCGCGGCTGGTGGCCAGGATATGCACCTGCGGCGCGCCACGCAGGAGACTCTCGCCAAGCAGCGCCACGGCGTCGATCAGGTGCTCGCAGTTGTCGATCACCAGCAGCATCTGCCGTTCGCGCAGGCTGTTGATCAGGCAGGCCATCGGTTCATTGTCGTGCAATGAAAGATCCAGCAGGGCGGCGAGGTGAGAGCAGATCGAGCCCGGATCGTTGAGTGGCGCCAGATCCAGCAGACGAATCCCGTCGCGATAACGACCGATCAGTTGCTCGGCGACGCGCAAGGCCACGGTGGTCTTGCCGATGCCGCCGGGGCCGACCAGGGTGATGCAGCGCTTTTTCGGCAATTGCGCCATCAGGTTGTCGATCACGGTCTGGCGGCCGATCATCCGTGTGCGCCGCAATGGCAGGTTATGTCGGCCGATAGGGGCGGCGGCGGGGCGCTGTTCGATGGACTGCAACAGGATCGGCGCGACGAAACTGTAACCGCGCTGCGCCACCGTGACGATGTAGCGCTGCCCGGCCTGACCGTCGCCGAGCGCCTTGCGCAAGGCTGCCATGTGCACGCGCAAGTTGATGTCTTCCACCACGCTGTCCGGCCAGACTTCGGCGATCAATTGCTGCTTGCTCACCACCTCGCCGGCGTTGGCCAGCAAGATCAGCAGAATGTCCATGGCACGGCGTCCCAGGCGCAAAGGCTGGTCGCCCTCGAGCACCAGGCGCTGGTCAGTGTGGATCCGATAGGGGCCGAAACCGATGGCCTGATTCGGGGAAAGACTCAACCGCTCACTCCTTCATTGTTCTTGTGATCCTGCCCCGGCGTAGGTGAAAAAACCGTGACGGGCAGGGCGGATGGCGACTTGAAGGTCATGCAAGCCGTCTGGTCCGCCGTTTCCGAGCATATTCCTCAGGATTGGGTGTCAGCGCAATGCGCACAAAGGTTTGCTGCTGGAGCATCTATCGGTATGCGGCGTCATCACTACCGTATTTAAAGGCTCGAACCTGTGCCTGCCTGCCCGACAGAGGAGGAAAATTAACAACGATTAACTCGTCCACGCCTGCTCCAGAGCCAAAACTCCAAGGCAATGGAGTGCATACGTCTAGAGGACGCTGCGATGAGCAAGGTAGTAGTGGTCTATCACAGTGGCTACGGGCACACCCGCGTCATGGCCCAGGCTGTGGCCGAAGGTGTGCAGCGCCACTTGGGCAGTACCTGCCTGCTGTTGGCGGTGGAGGATGTGGAGGCCCATTGGGACGAATTGCACCGTGCCGATGCGATCATTTTCGGCGCGCCGACTTATATGGGCAGTGCGTCGGCGGCGTTCAAGCAATTCATGGAAGCCACGGCGTCGTTCTATCTGGTTCGGCCGTGGCGCGACAAACTCGCCGCAGGATTCACCAACTCCGGCAGTCTGTGCGGCGACAAACTCAATACCCTGCTGCAAATGGCGGTGTTCGCGGCCCAGCATTCGATGATCTGGGTCGGGCTTGATCTGCTGCCGGCCCGTGCTGGCGCCAGTGGCTTCGACGGCCAGTTGAATCGCCTTGGCAGCTCCCTTGGGGCCATGTCCCAATCGTCTGTCGAGAAACCGCCCGAGCACGCCCCTCCGCTGGAGGACCGCCTGACCGCTGTGCATCTGGGGGAGCGGGTGGCGCGACTGGCTCAGCGCATGGCCCGGGGATGAAAGCGGCTCAACGTTTTTTCATGACCTGACAGCGCCAGGCAAACGGGTTGATCCCTTCACTGCGAGTGAAAATATGACAGAAGTGCGACTGATCGCAGAAGCCGCACTCCAGGCTGATCTGCGTCAGGCTGTGATCGGTGTGCTGGATCAACAGTTTGGCCCGGGCGATCCGCTGGGTGCGGATCCAGTCCTGTGGCGAGAGCCCGGTGCTGCATTTGAACGCCCGGGAAAAATGACTGCGTGACAACGCACAGGCACTGGCCAGCTCAGTGACCTCCAGGGGTTCGCCCAATCGTTCCAGGATCAATTGTTTCACCAGTCGTTCCCGCTGCGGGCTGAGGCCCCCGGTGCCGATTTTGCGGGATTCGCTGGCAGGGACGCGGGCGACGGTTTGCTGAGAAGGAGCCATGGCCAAGTACCTATCGGGGGCGGGAGTACACGGTCGGTGCGTTCCCACAGGTCAATGAAACAACGCTGTGCAGAGGGTTTCATTGTTTGGCGCAGGGCAAAGACTGACGAGTTAAACGTTGTTAATTCCGCGGCCGGACCTGATTTCGAATGGCCGCCGATCTAGTAAAGTGCGTAGCACTTGCGCCTGGCCAAAAAGGAAAACACGCCCATGAACCGAAACGATCTGCGCCGCGTCGACATGAACCTGCTGGTGATCTTCGAAGCACTGATGTTCGAAAAGAACCTGACCCGCGTCGCCGAAAAACTGTTCATGGGCCAACCGGCAGTGAGCGCGGCGCTGGGACGCCTGCGCGATCTGTTCGACGACCCATTGCTGTTGCGCAACGGTCGCGGCATGGAACCGACGGCGCGGGCGCTGGCGATTCTTCAGGAGCTGCAACCGGCGATGGACGTGATTTCCGGCGCGGTCAGCCGGGCCAAGGAATTCGATCCGGCCACCAGTTGCGACGTCTTCCGCATCGGCCTGTCGGATGACGCCGAGTTCGGTCTGTTTCCGCCATTGCTGCGCCAGTTGCAGGAAGAGGCGCCGGGGATTGTGGTCGTGGTGCGTCGCGCCAACTACCTGCTGATGCCGACGCTGTTGGCGTCTGGGGAAATCTCCGTTGGTGTGAGCTACACCACCGATCTGCCGGCCAACGCCAAGCGCAAGAAACTGCGCGACATTCCCTGCAAGGTTCTGCGCGGCGATGACCGCCCGGGGCCGCTGACCCTCGATGAATACTGCGAGCGACCCCACGCGATGGTGTCGTTCTCGGGTGATCTGAGCGGCAACATCGACGTGGACCTGGCCAAGGTCGGCCGCAGCCGCCGCGTGGTGCTCGGCGTGCCACAGTTCAGCGGTTTGCGCGCCTTGCTCGCCGGCACCGAGATGATCGCCACCGTGCCGGATTACGCGGCATGTGCGTTGGTCGAAGGATGTTCGTTGCGGGCTGAGGATCCTCCGTTCCCCATCGATGCGGCGCAGCTGTCGATGGCCTGGAGCGGGGTGCATGACAACGATCCGGCGGAGAAATGGCTGCGGTCGCGGATCAGTCAGTTCATGTCGGTATCGCTGGATATTCCGGTGTAACAAGACCTGAAACACAATTCGTTTGTCGCCTTGTAACCCTGTGGGAGCGAGCTTGCTCGCTCCCACAATGATTTTGTGTCGTTCTTGCGTTCTGTGTGTTTTCGCAAAGAGAGCACACCCATCCAATTTCCCCCCCGATCAATCGTTGCACCATGGCCTGCAATGATTGATCAAGGGTGGGCCCATGAACGCTATACAACGCAATGACCAGGCGCAAAACCTCGGCCTGCTGTTCCTGCGGGTCACCGGCGGCTTGTTTCTGCTGTTCGTCCATGGCTTGCCCAAGCTGCTGGATTTCACTGCGCAACTGCAACAGATCGAGGACCCGTTCCACCTCGGTTCCCACCTCACTTTGATTCTGGCGATCTTCGCCGAAGTCCTCTGCCCACTGCTGATCGTCGCCGGGGTGCTGGCGCGTCTGGCGTGCTTGCCTATTCTGTTTGTGCTGCTGGTGGCGTTGCTGGTCGTGCATCCGCAATGGAGTGTGGCCGAAGGGCAGTTCGGCTGGTTGCTGCTGATCCTCTTCACCACTGTTCTGA includes the following:
- a CDS encoding LysR family transcriptional regulator, with the protein product MNRNDLRRVDMNLLVIFEALMFEKNLTRVAEKLFMGQPAVSAALGRLRDLFDDPLLLRNGRGMEPTARALAILQELQPAMDVISGAVSRAKEFDPATSCDVFRIGLSDDAEFGLFPPLLRQLQEEAPGIVVVVRRANYLLMPTLLASGEISVGVSYTTDLPANAKRKKLRDIPCKVLRGDDRPGPLTLDEYCERPHAMVSFSGDLSGNIDVDLAKVGRSRRVVLGVPQFSGLRALLAGTEMIATVPDYAACALVEGCSLRAEDPPFPIDAAQLSMAWSGVHDNDPAEKWLRSRISQFMSVSLDIPV
- a CDS encoding DoxX family protein; translation: MNAIQRNDQAQNLGLLFLRVTGGLFLLFVHGLPKLLDFTAQLQQIEDPFHLGSHLTLILAIFAEVLCPLLIVAGVLARLACLPILFVLLVALLVVHPQWSVAEGQFGWLLLILFTTVLIAGPGRLALNVRLPGVLRYA
- a CDS encoding flavodoxin family protein, with protein sequence MSKVVVVYHSGYGHTRVMAQAVAEGVQRHLGSTCLLLAVEDVEAHWDELHRADAIIFGAPTYMGSASAAFKQFMEATASFYLVRPWRDKLAAGFTNSGSLCGDKLNTLLQMAVFAAQHSMIWVGLDLLPARAGASGFDGQLNRLGSSLGAMSQSSVEKPPEHAPPLEDRLTAVHLGERVARLAQRMARG
- a CDS encoding helix-turn-helix domain-containing protein, translating into MAPSQQTVARVPASESRKIGTGGLSPQRERLVKQLILERLGEPLEVTELASACALSRSHFSRAFKCSTGLSPQDWIRTQRIARAKLLIQHTDHSLTQISLECGFCDQSHFCHIFTRSEGINPFAWRCQVMKKR